One genomic window of Candidatus Methylomirabilota bacterium includes the following:
- a CDS encoding adenylate/guanylate cyclase domain-containing protein, with amino-acid sequence LAASAGVLGLLVLYVTLAALLFETGRILDLVFAPAALLVAFGAALGYRVVFDEAEQRVLQDAMARYLSPAVSRWVLEDFDRLRLSGDLREMTVLFNDLRRFTTFAHELAPEVVVSLLNLYRTEMTERVFAEDGVLAQYAGDALEAFWNAPMDQPDHARRACAAALGMVTALEGLQPEFARRGWRDLDMAVGINSGPMVVGNMGSRTRLAYTAVGDAVNVAARLEGLSKEYGVRILVGEATHAAAGAAFEYRFLDVVAVVGRDTSLTVYELLGPAGSLTPATAARLTRYHEGIAWYRRRQWREAAARFDELAAESPGDGPVELYRRRSRELLADPPPADWDGVFVARVK; translated from the coding sequence GCTCGCCGCGAGCGCGGGAGTGCTAGGACTGCTCGTGCTCTACGTCACGCTTGCCGCCCTGCTGTTCGAGACGGGCCGGATCCTCGACCTCGTCTTCGCGCCCGCCGCCCTGCTCGTGGCCTTCGGGGCCGCCCTAGGCTACCGGGTGGTCTTCGACGAGGCCGAGCAGCGCGTGCTCCAGGACGCGATGGCGCGCTATCTCTCGCCCGCGGTCAGCCGGTGGGTGCTGGAGGACTTCGATCGACTGCGGCTGAGCGGCGACCTGCGCGAGATGACCGTGCTCTTCAACGATCTGCGACGCTTCACCACCTTCGCCCACGAGCTCGCGCCCGAGGTCGTCGTCTCCCTCCTCAACCTCTACCGGACCGAGATGACGGAGCGGGTGTTCGCTGAGGACGGTGTCCTCGCGCAGTACGCGGGCGATGCCCTCGAAGCGTTCTGGAACGCTCCCATGGACCAGCCTGATCACGCTCGGCGGGCTTGCGCGGCCGCGCTCGGGATGGTCACGGCGTTGGAGGGCCTGCAACCCGAGTTCGCCCGGCGCGGCTGGCGCGACCTCGACATGGCGGTGGGCATCAACTCGGGCCCCATGGTGGTGGGGAACATGGGCTCCCGCACCCGCCTCGCGTACACCGCGGTGGGCGATGCCGTGAATGTGGCGGCGCGCCTGGAGGGCCTCTCCAAGGAGTACGGCGTCCGGATCCTCGTCGGCGAGGCCACCCACGCAGCGGCGGGCGCGGCCTTCGAGTACCGCTTCCTCGACGTGGTGGCGGTGGTCGGCCGAGACACGTCGCTCACCGTGTACGAGTTGCTGGGCCCCGCCGGCAGCCTCACCCCGGCCACCGCCGCCCGCCTCACCCGCTATCACGAGGGCATCGCCTGGTACCGGCGCCGGCAATGGCGTGAGGCGGCGGCGCGATTCGACGAGCTCGCCGCGGAGTCGCCGGGCGACGGCCCCGTCGAGCTCTATCGGCGCCGGAGCCGCGAGCTTCTCGCCGATCCGCCTCCCGCCGACTGGGACGGTGTCTTCGTCGCCCGCGTGAAGTGA
- a CDS encoding FecR domain-containing protein, with protein sequence MNDRAAMRRRMRAGARAGIGCALVLSLGVLPAGAMLWAPAATLTVLAGRVEHARGSGSGGPASSGADLAEGDRVVTGADGRALITFLDGTTVTVEPGSQITVRELTAAPRESSRVRLLILAGTLWARVGGWLGGRGTVTLESNAYSATARDGLIGAQSRGDGAFVSWTRAGEVTLRDAQGEIRLVLQPGDKGTLSPAGGAVRESFAPSASTIEITAEGPVSPLLVMPDGARAAGFVPPDLEVNQVFGSFTGVREGRRVIQVPGGLVGPYRLVLVATGDGPYTVTVTGRAGDRLAYSSERSGRARAGMREGAEIVHRFGEFERADPRTARVIDGWVGPFSRRLGEVPSTVALPEAALVR encoded by the coding sequence ATGAATGACCGGGCGGCGATGCGGCGAAGGATGCGGGCGGGCGCGCGCGCGGGCATCGGGTGCGCGCTCGTCCTGTCGCTCGGAGTCCTGCCCGCGGGTGCGATGTTGTGGGCGCCGGCGGCGACGCTGACCGTGCTCGCCGGCCGCGTCGAGCATGCCCGTGGCTCCGGCTCCGGCGGGCCCGCCTCCAGCGGAGCCGATCTCGCCGAAGGCGATCGGGTCGTCACCGGGGCCGATGGCCGGGCGCTGATCACCTTTCTTGACGGCACCACGGTAACGGTGGAGCCAGGCTCCCAGATCACCGTCCGCGAGCTCACCGCGGCGCCCCGCGAGTCGTCGCGTGTGCGGCTGTTGATCCTCGCCGGCACCCTGTGGGCGCGCGTGGGCGGCTGGCTCGGCGGCCGGGGCACGGTGACGCTCGAGTCCAACGCGTACTCCGCGACCGCGCGCGACGGCCTCATCGGCGCGCAGTCGCGCGGTGACGGCGCCTTCGTGAGCTGGACGCGCGCGGGCGAGGTGACCCTTCGCGATGCGCAGGGCGAGATCCGGCTGGTGCTGCAGCCCGGCGATAAGGGCACGCTCAGCCCGGCGGGCGGCGCGGTCCGGGAAAGCTTCGCGCCGAGCGCGAGCACCATCGAGATCACCGCCGAAGGACCGGTGTCGCCACTCCTGGTCATGCCGGACGGGGCGCGGGCGGCCGGCTTCGTGCCGCCCGATCTCGAGGTCAATCAGGTGTTCGGCTCGTTCACCGGCGTCCGCGAGGGGCGCCGCGTGATACAGGTGCCAGGGGGGCTCGTGGGGCCCTATCGCCTCGTGCTCGTGGCCACCGGCGACGGACCGTACACGGTGACGGTGACGGGTCGCGCCGGCGATCGGCTCGCGTACTCGAGCGAGCGAAGCGGGCGGGCGCGCGCGGGGATGCGCGAGGGCGCCGAGATCGTGCATCGGTTCGGCGAGTTCGAGCGGGCCGATCCGCGCACGGCGCGCGTGATCGACGGCTGGGTGGGGCCGTTCAGCAGACGGCTTGGCGAGGTGCCCTCGACGGTGGCGCTGCCCGAGGCTGCGCTGGTTCGATAA